Proteins encoded in a region of the Elizabethkingia bruuniana genome:
- the fbaA gene encoding class II fructose-bisphosphate aldolase produces MSKMFPAGVATGSMVTDIFQYAKENKFALPAVNVIGSSNINATMETAAKLNAPVIIQFSNGGAIYNAGKGLSNEGQRAAILGAIAGAQHIHTLAEAYGATVILHTDHCAKKLLPWIDGLLDASEAFYKQNGKSLYSSHMLDLSEEPLEENLEISAKYFERMAKMQMTLEVEIGVTGGEEDGVDNSGVDNSLLYTQPEDVAYTYEKLKAISDNFTIAAAFGNVHGVYKPGNVKLTPKILDNSQKYVQEKFGTADKPINFVFHGGSGSTLEEIREAIGYGVIKMNIDTDLQFAYAEGIRDYMNEKIEYLRHQIGNPEGADVPNKKFYDPRVWVRKGEETFSKRLVQAFEDLNNIDTLK; encoded by the coding sequence ATGAGCAAAATGTTTCCAGCTGGCGTGGCCACAGGTTCAATGGTTACTGACATTTTTCAGTATGCAAAAGAAAACAAATTTGCCTTACCGGCAGTAAATGTTATCGGTTCCAGCAACATCAATGCAACAATGGAAACAGCCGCTAAACTTAACGCACCAGTTATTATCCAGTTCTCTAATGGTGGAGCAATCTACAATGCAGGAAAAGGATTATCTAATGAGGGACAAAGAGCTGCAATACTTGGAGCTATTGCCGGAGCACAACATATACACACATTAGCAGAAGCTTATGGAGCAACTGTTATTTTACACACTGACCATTGTGCAAAAAAATTACTTCCTTGGATCGACGGACTTTTAGATGCTAGTGAAGCATTCTATAAGCAAAACGGAAAATCTCTATATTCTTCTCACATGCTTGACCTTTCTGAAGAGCCCTTAGAAGAGAATCTGGAAATCAGCGCGAAATATTTCGAAAGAATGGCAAAAATGCAGATGACTTTGGAAGTAGAAATCGGTGTAACAGGAGGTGAAGAAGATGGTGTAGACAACTCTGGTGTAGACAACTCATTGCTATATACTCAGCCGGAAGATGTAGCTTACACATATGAAAAGCTAAAAGCAATTTCTGATAACTTTACTATTGCAGCAGCTTTTGGTAATGTTCACGGAGTATACAAGCCAGGTAACGTAAAACTTACACCAAAAATTTTAGATAATTCTCAGAAATATGTTCAGGAGAAATTCGGAACAGCGGATAAACCAATAAACTTTGTATTCCACGGAGGTTCAGGTTCAACACTTGAAGAAATTCGTGAAGCAATTGGTTATGGTGTTATCAAAATGAATATTGATACTGACCTTCAGTTTGCTTATGCAGAAGGAATCAGAGACTATATGAATGAAAAAATAGAATATCTGAGACATCAGATTGGTAATCCGGAAGGAGCAGATGTACCAAACAAGAAGTTCTACGACCCAAGAGTATGGGTTAGAAAAGGAGAGGAAACATTCTCTAAACGTCTTGTTCAAGCTTTCGAGGATCTAAATAATATTGATACCCTTAAATAA